The following proteins are co-located in the Sporolactobacillus pectinivorans genome:
- the pfkA gene encoding 6-phosphofructokinase encodes MKKIGVLTSGGDAPGMNAAIRAVVRAGIYRGVEVYGVYHGYKGLITGNIKKLGVADVGDIVQRGGTILYTARCEEFKTEEGRAIAIEQLKKFGIEGLVVIGGDGSFMGGVKLTQLGFPTIGIPGTIDNDIPETDFTLGFDTALNTIIDAIDKIRDTATSHERRFIIEVMGRGCGDLALWAGLADGAETIMIPEKKEDINTIVERLNRGIERGKKHNIIVVAEGVGSAYEIAKEIKSKANMDTRVTVLGHVQRGGSPTAFDRVLASRMGSKAVELLLSGEKGKMIAIQNNKIVAHDILDLLTKKHQFDESLYQLAKELSI; translated from the coding sequence ATTAAGAAGATTGGCGTTCTGACGAGCGGCGGTGATGCTCCTGGAATGAACGCGGCGATTCGTGCCGTTGTTCGGGCGGGCATTTATCGCGGTGTCGAAGTTTATGGCGTTTATCACGGGTACAAAGGGCTGATTACCGGCAATATCAAGAAACTTGGAGTAGCCGATGTCGGGGACATCGTACAGCGCGGGGGAACAATTCTTTATACTGCGCGTTGTGAAGAATTTAAGACTGAGGAAGGCCGTGCCATTGCAATTGAACAGCTGAAAAAATTTGGCATTGAAGGGCTTGTCGTTATTGGTGGCGATGGTTCCTTCATGGGCGGTGTCAAGCTGACTCAGCTAGGCTTCCCGACAATCGGCATCCCTGGAACTATCGATAACGATATTCCGGAGACAGATTTCACACTTGGCTTTGACACTGCGCTGAACACAATCATTGATGCGATCGACAAAATCAGGGATACAGCAACTTCCCACGAACGTCGGTTCATTATTGAAGTCATGGGCCGTGGATGCGGCGATCTTGCTTTATGGGCTGGTCTGGCTGACGGTGCGGAAACAATCATGATCCCTGAGAAAAAGGAAGACATTAACACGATTGTTGAACGTCTGAACCGCGGCATTGAGCGCGGCAAGAAGCATAACATTATTGTTGTTGCCGAAGGTGTCGGCAGCGCCTATGAAATTGCCAAGGAAATCAAATCCAAGGCCAATATGGATACCCGTGTGACTGTGCTCGGGCACGTCCAGAGAGGCGGGTCACCTACCGCTTTTGACCGCGTACTGGCAAGCCGTATGGGCAGCAAGGCTGTTGAGCTGCTTCTGAGCGGTGAAAAGGGCAAGATGATTGCTATTCAAAATAATAAAATTGTTGCTCATGACATTCTTGACCTCTTAACCAAGAAGCATCAATTTGATGAAAGTCTCTATCAGTTGGCAAAAGAATTATCCATATAA
- the accA gene encoding acetyl-CoA carboxylase carboxyl transferase subunit alpha, with amino-acid sequence MGPELEFEKPINELKDKITELKQFMDEKNIDLSDELNHLQDRLAELEKETYSNMTPWERVQIARDLQRPTTLDYIPLLFNDFVECHGDRLYGDDAAIVAGIAKFHSHPVTVIGEQRGRDTKENLKRNFGMPHPEGYRKALRLMKQAEKFHRPIVTFIDTKGAFPGKAAEERGQSEAIARNLFEMSWLTVPVISVVIGEGASGGALAIGVGNKMLMLENSWYSVISPEGAAALLWKDAGQAEKAAESMKITGSDLKKLGIIDKLIPEVLGGAHHDPKRQSEFIDEALCETLSELDGMTGEQIREQRLAKYRAIGDFDTIQGHAANHSAFSYLSIKQ; translated from the coding sequence GTGGGACCGGAATTAGAGTTTGAAAAGCCCATCAATGAACTGAAGGATAAAATCACAGAACTGAAACAGTTCATGGATGAAAAAAACATCGATCTTTCGGATGAACTGAATCATCTGCAGGATCGCCTGGCGGAACTCGAAAAAGAGACCTACAGCAATATGACGCCATGGGAGCGTGTACAGATCGCAAGAGACCTGCAGCGTCCGACTACCCTTGATTATATTCCACTGCTTTTTAATGATTTTGTTGAATGCCATGGTGATCGGCTTTACGGCGATGATGCCGCAATTGTTGCCGGCATCGCGAAATTTCACAGCCATCCTGTAACGGTGATCGGCGAGCAACGCGGACGGGATACAAAAGAAAATCTAAAAAGAAATTTTGGCATGCCGCATCCCGAAGGCTACCGCAAGGCTCTGCGGCTGATGAAACAGGCAGAAAAGTTCCATCGGCCGATCGTAACATTTATTGACACAAAAGGTGCTTTTCCCGGCAAAGCTGCAGAGGAACGCGGACAGAGTGAGGCAATCGCAAGAAACCTGTTTGAAATGTCATGGCTCACTGTTCCCGTCATCAGCGTAGTCATTGGCGAGGGCGCAAGCGGCGGCGCCCTGGCAATTGGTGTCGGAAATAAGATGCTGATGCTCGAAAATTCATGGTATTCGGTGATTTCCCCGGAAGGCGCCGCAGCGCTTCTGTGGAAAGATGCGGGACAGGCTGAGAAAGCTGCCGAATCGATGAAAATTACCGGATCGGATTTGAAAAAACTCGGCATTATTGATAAACTAATCCCGGAGGTTTTGGGTGGTGCACATCATGACCCGAAAAGACAGTCGGAGTTTATCGATGAAGCTTTGTGTGAAACCCTGTCGGAACTTGACGGGATGACGGGGGAACAGATACGGGAACAGCGCTTGGCAAAGTACCGGGCAATCGGCGATTTCGACACCATTCAAGGTCATGCGGCAAATCATTCAGCATTTTCATATTTATCAATAAAACAGTAA
- the accD gene encoding acetyl-CoA carboxylase, carboxyltransferase subunit beta, whose protein sequence is MIKDFFVKKKKYATVPSAQARQDVPEGIVMKCPKCKKIMYVKELKKHLYVCQSCGYHYPLGAFDRVEMIFDSGSFEEFDKDMISKNPLQFPNYMNKLEKDRLKTKMNEAVLTGRGRIEGLNAAVAIMDKGFRMGSMGSVVGEKITRVIEYADKEKLPLLIFAASGGARMQEGMLSLMQMAKTSAALKIFSKHDGLYISVMTHPTTGGVSASFASLGDYNFAEPGALIGFAGRRIIEQTIGEELPEDFQTAEFLLKHGQLDQVVPRSEMKQILANVLSIHAEGGAAGGTGIRV, encoded by the coding sequence TTGATAAAGGATTTTTTTGTTAAAAAGAAAAAGTATGCCACGGTTCCTTCGGCGCAGGCCAGACAGGATGTTCCTGAAGGCATTGTCATGAAATGTCCGAAGTGCAAGAAAATCATGTACGTCAAAGAATTAAAAAAGCATCTGTATGTCTGCCAGTCCTGCGGGTATCATTATCCTCTCGGGGCATTTGACCGCGTGGAGATGATTTTTGACAGCGGTTCTTTTGAAGAGTTTGATAAAGACATGATTTCAAAAAATCCACTGCAGTTTCCAAACTATATGAATAAGCTTGAGAAAGACAGACTGAAAACAAAAATGAACGAAGCGGTGCTGACAGGAAGAGGCAGAATCGAAGGATTAAATGCTGCTGTCGCGATTATGGACAAGGGATTCAGGATGGGCAGCATGGGTTCCGTGGTCGGCGAAAAAATTACCCGTGTGATTGAATATGCCGATAAAGAAAAGCTTCCACTGCTTATTTTCGCTGCATCAGGCGGCGCACGTATGCAGGAAGGCATGCTCAGCCTGATGCAGATGGCGAAAACGAGTGCTGCACTGAAAATTTTTAGTAAACACGACGGACTTTATATTTCGGTCATGACCCACCCAACGACGGGTGGTGTTTCCGCCAGTTTTGCCTCTCTTGGCGATTACAATTTTGCAGAACCGGGCGCCTTGATCGGTTTCGCCGGCCGAAGGATCATTGAACAGACCATTGGTGAGGAGCTGCCTGAAGATTTTCAGACAGCCGAATTTCTACTGAAACATGGACAGCTGGATCAGGTTGTACCGCGCAGTGAAATGAAGCAGATTCTGGCGAATGTATTATCAATACATGCTGAAGGAGGTGCTGCGGGTGGGACCGGAATTAGAGTTTGA